In Candidatus Protochlamydia phocaeensis, a single genomic region encodes these proteins:
- a CDS encoding dicarboxylate/amino acid:cation symporter, giving the protein MKNHVLLKVFIALALGIFAGWITGTDQAIGGVSYVNIYSLIGQLFLNALHLVAVPLVSASIILGAAKMASDSSFGLLGIKTFGFYLLSISLAILVGISGFFFIFSEISADPLASMSAVNPAHALPVNLQPQAGGAFETFTQILFRLIPSNILAAASQGQMLGLIVYSILFGFFLSKIEAGSASVILKFWEGIFQITMKMTYLIMTALPIGVFGLVAKVTATTGLESIASSAWYFLTAIAGLLAYSFVIIPMLLIVIAKVNPIPYFYALSPALFTAFSTSSSAATLPITLECVEKRAGVSNRICSFSIPLGTSLNMSGGALCMTVASLFIATVYGVPLNVHTIGLIGCMALLTSMGVAGIPSASLISVTLILNTIGVPVEGIGLIIAVDRILDMLRTTVNVLGNATCAVLIARSEGESLAKELVDFKSQAGKLPTSF; this is encoded by the coding sequence ATGAAAAATCATGTTCTCCTAAAAGTTTTTATTGCTCTTGCGCTGGGCATTTTTGCGGGTTGGATAACGGGGACAGATCAAGCCATAGGTGGAGTGTCTTATGTCAATATTTACAGCTTGATTGGTCAGCTATTTTTGAATGCCCTCCATCTTGTCGCTGTTCCGCTTGTCTCTGCTTCGATCATTTTAGGCGCTGCCAAGATGGCATCCGATTCTTCTTTTGGCCTGTTGGGAATTAAGACATTCGGTTTTTATCTTTTATCCATTTCTTTAGCTATTTTAGTTGGAATAAGCGGCTTCTTTTTTATTTTTTCTGAAATATCAGCTGATCCTCTTGCCTCTATGTCAGCAGTCAATCCTGCACATGCCCTTCCGGTTAATCTTCAACCGCAGGCAGGAGGAGCTTTTGAGACTTTCACCCAAATTCTTTTTAGGCTTATCCCTTCAAATATTTTAGCGGCTGCTTCGCAAGGGCAGATGCTAGGATTGATTGTTTATAGTATTCTTTTTGGATTTTTCCTTTCTAAAATAGAAGCTGGATCTGCGTCGGTGATTTTGAAGTTTTGGGAAGGAATTTTTCAAATCACAATGAAAATGACTTATTTAATTATGACAGCGCTTCCCATCGGCGTATTTGGATTAGTCGCTAAGGTGACGGCGACAACAGGGTTAGAATCTATTGCCTCATCGGCTTGGTATTTTTTAACTGCTATTGCAGGCTTGCTTGCCTATAGTTTTGTGATTATTCCCATGCTGTTGATTGTCATTGCGAAGGTCAATCCCATTCCCTATTTTTATGCCCTATCTCCCGCTCTTTTCACTGCTTTTTCGACAAGTTCGTCCGCTGCCACTTTGCCCATTACACTGGAATGCGTTGAAAAGCGAGCAGGCGTGTCTAATCGCATTTGCAGTTTTTCCATTCCGCTTGGAACTTCTCTCAATATGTCAGGAGGGGCATTATGCATGACCGTTGCTTCCCTTTTCATTGCTACGGTTTATGGAGTTCCTCTTAATGTCCATACGATCGGCCTCATTGGGTGTATGGCGCTTTTGACGTCGATGGGCGTTGCCGGCATTCCCTCTGCTAGCCTGATCTCGGTGACATTGATTCTCAATACAATTGGGGTGCCTGTTGAAGGCATAGGGTTAATTATTGCTGTTGATCGCATCTTAGATATGCTGCGAACAACGGTGAATGTGTTGGGGAATGCCACTTGCGCTGTCTTGATTGCTCGCTCTGAAGGAGAATCATTAGCGAAAGAGCTGGTCGATTTCAAGAGCCAAGCGGGTAAGCTGCCTACATCGTTTTAA
- a CDS encoding response regulator, producing MLPFFSKKWEKIQAWLQAAAKSPAKREDMAYHVLCVDDDPDFCAYLQQLASSLKIGLDKAYSIEEAKQKIEEGGQYQAFIIDGHLPDGSGFELVAWLREKKKLDLPIGFLSRIYHDAASFRILKEALNVDLVLEKPINPQEAEYLFKQLCHIEPTSSLDQPLPADFLADIREAYQKSIFDKIERLEKLILIVQKEPTIENVQVLKADVHKIAGSSGSYGYFKVSQLCKQLEDELSRQIEALRLGTFNPSWTASLDEFFTKIKMGFQMAEREGGEQKKEPGSFQHSALLYAITADQPSIACLEQSGKDNVAAALIEENPEVAIKKLFSSEIVPHVLLVQAHYDHSSLTGEDLIRSFYQREDSFFNSIGFLTESQDSNKQAEAIKEGLALVSTLPLSTQALKLLLEPPPSQPILEGYKVLIADDDPDVCQYIVQALKPLGAELEWTTNFSELSARVSHFQPDVILLNISLSDENSFEILNQLKSLHNDNLLIAMVTVSQEARLIEKVYEANVDDILFKPLDRVTLQKRLFSSLKKMYRLAYKTHHNALTGLFNAQAFYDYLQKRYLQGYHFSAAHTLAILELSPLEGVSDQEDHLPEEHILKKLSQSIPDLFKKCEMAAYLGKGRFGLIFNDIDEHFGRLFLQHFLENLSRDVPDSKDIHFHGVVLSLLKNYQSLEQINQDIEKALTKAKQDNQQISVLTLSEPEVTKGQKVLLTGEASFSLDPLKQVFDQSGFEAMQIEWAEEEINERLSANQSTWPLLVLSGPLAGTHAQTLLKRANASMHLHIPILFFSKLKSPHYLIRLLNELDYLRYPFKLIILIEEMDIENA from the coding sequence ATGCTGCCTTTTTTTTCTAAAAAATGGGAAAAAATTCAAGCCTGGCTGCAAGCAGCGGCGAAGAGTCCTGCTAAACGGGAAGACATGGCCTACCACGTCTTATGCGTAGATGACGACCCTGACTTTTGCGCCTATTTGCAGCAATTGGCAAGCTCTCTAAAAATCGGACTGGATAAAGCCTATTCAATTGAAGAGGCCAAGCAAAAAATAGAAGAGGGGGGGCAGTACCAGGCGTTTATCATTGACGGTCATCTGCCGGATGGGTCTGGATTTGAGTTAGTTGCTTGGCTCAGGGAAAAGAAAAAGCTTGATCTGCCAATAGGCTTTCTTTCGCGCATTTACCACGATGCTGCAAGTTTCCGCATTCTCAAGGAAGCTTTAAACGTCGATTTAGTGCTGGAAAAGCCCATCAATCCTCAGGAAGCCGAATATCTTTTCAAGCAATTATGCCATATTGAACCCACGTCTTCTTTGGATCAGCCGCTTCCCGCAGATTTTTTAGCCGATATAAGAGAGGCTTATCAAAAATCTATCTTTGATAAGATTGAACGCTTGGAAAAATTAATTTTAATCGTTCAAAAAGAGCCTACTATTGAAAATGTCCAAGTTCTAAAAGCAGATGTCCATAAGATCGCAGGAAGTTCGGGCTCTTATGGCTATTTTAAAGTCAGCCAATTATGCAAACAGCTTGAGGACGAACTCTCTCGGCAAATCGAGGCTCTTCGCTTGGGAACATTCAATCCCTCTTGGACGGCTTCTTTGGATGAATTTTTTACAAAAATCAAAATGGGCTTTCAAATGGCAGAACGGGAAGGCGGAGAGCAGAAAAAAGAGCCCGGTTCCTTTCAACACAGCGCGCTTCTCTATGCGATAACGGCAGATCAGCCTTCGATTGCATGCCTAGAGCAAAGCGGAAAGGACAATGTAGCTGCGGCCTTGATAGAAGAAAATCCTGAAGTTGCCATAAAAAAACTTTTCTCTTCAGAGATTGTTCCCCACGTTCTTCTGGTACAAGCTCATTATGATCACTCTAGCCTAACGGGCGAAGATTTGATCCGCAGTTTTTATCAAAGAGAAGATAGCTTTTTTAATTCTATTGGATTTTTAACTGAAAGCCAAGACAGTAATAAGCAAGCAGAAGCCATTAAAGAAGGCCTTGCTTTAGTTTCAACGCTTCCTCTGTCTACGCAAGCCCTTAAGCTTTTATTAGAGCCTCCTCCCTCGCAGCCGATTTTGGAAGGGTATAAAGTTCTCATTGCAGATGACGATCCAGATGTCTGTCAATATATTGTACAAGCGTTAAAGCCATTGGGCGCGGAATTAGAATGGACAACAAATTTTTCTGAACTATCTGCAAGGGTATCGCACTTTCAGCCGGATGTCATTCTATTGAATATCAGTTTATCCGACGAAAATTCTTTTGAAATACTGAATCAATTAAAAAGCCTCCATAATGACAATCTCTTAATTGCCATGGTGACGGTTAGTCAAGAGGCTCGCTTGATTGAAAAAGTCTATGAGGCCAACGTCGACGATATTTTATTTAAACCCCTTGATCGCGTGACTTTACAAAAGCGTCTTTTCAGTTCGCTCAAAAAAATGTATCGGCTGGCTTATAAAACCCATCACAATGCTTTGACAGGTTTATTTAATGCCCAGGCTTTTTATGACTATCTACAAAAAAGGTATCTGCAAGGCTATCATTTTTCAGCGGCGCATACCCTGGCTATTTTAGAGTTAAGCCCGCTAGAAGGTGTATCCGATCAAGAAGATCATTTACCTGAAGAGCATATCTTAAAAAAACTCAGCCAGTCCATTCCTGATTTGTTTAAAAAATGCGAAATGGCTGCTTATTTGGGCAAAGGACGCTTTGGATTGATCTTCAATGATATCGATGAACATTTTGGCCGCCTCTTCCTTCAACACTTTTTAGAGAATCTAAGCCGGGATGTTCCGGACTCTAAAGATATTCATTTTCACGGCGTCGTCTTATCTTTATTAAAAAATTATCAAAGCTTGGAGCAAATTAATCAGGATATAGAAAAAGCCTTAACAAAGGCAAAGCAGGACAATCAGCAAATCAGTGTCCTCACGCTTAGCGAACCAGAAGTGACCAAGGGACAAAAAGTGCTTCTTACGGGAGAAGCCTCTTTCTCTTTAGATCCACTAAAACAAGTGTTTGATCAATCCGGTTTTGAAGCCATGCAAATCGAGTGGGCAGAAGAAGAGATAAATGAACGGCTAAGCGCCAATCAATCGACATGGCCTTTGTTAGTCTTAAGCGGTCCCTTAGCAGGAACACACGCACAGACTTTGCTAAAACGAGCAAATGCCTCTATGCATCTGCATATTCCCATTCTTTTCTTTTCTAAATTAAAGTCTCCCCATTATTTAATTCGGTTATTAAACGAATTAGATTATCTTCGTTATCCTTTCAAGTTAATTATTTTAATTGAAGAGATGGATATTGAAAACGCTTGA
- a CDS encoding response regulator: MLEKKEILIVEDNEDNSILAEKILNYYGFKTVVTSHGQEALNYCETHQPDLILMDLSLPDIDGMEVTRLLRKRQHYQNVPIIALTAHAMRGIQETTQEAGLNDFLAKPFLPNDLIEIIRKYLR, translated from the coding sequence ATGTTGGAAAAGAAAGAAATTTTAATTGTAGAAGATAACGAAGATAATAGTATTTTAGCAGAAAAGATCCTCAATTATTATGGATTTAAAACAGTGGTCACGTCTCATGGACAAGAAGCTTTAAACTACTGTGAAACTCATCAACCCGATCTCATTCTAATGGATTTATCCCTTCCCGATATAGATGGGATGGAAGTAACCCGTCTATTACGGAAAAGGCAGCACTATCAAAATGTTCCCATTATTGCTCTTACAGCGCATGCAATGCGGGGCATCCAGGAAACCACCCAAGAGGCAGGATTAAACGATTTTCTTGCCAAGCCCTTTCTTCCCAATGATTTAATTGAGATTATCCGCAAATATCTAAGATAG
- a CDS encoding peptidylprolyl isomerase: MPQHPIAVIETTQGNIEVALRPDIAPKATENFIKHAQDGYYNNVIFHRVIKGFMIQGGDPTGTGRGGKSIWGTPFEDEVTDAVKFDKPGLLAMANAGPKTNGSQFFITTAATPWLNKKHTIFGEVIKGYDIVQKIESTKTGPGDRPVEDQKILRITIKDGNSKAS; the protein is encoded by the coding sequence ATGCCCCAACATCCCATTGCTGTTATTGAAACAACTCAAGGTAACATTGAAGTTGCCTTAAGACCGGATATTGCGCCCAAAGCAACAGAAAACTTTATCAAGCATGCCCAGGACGGTTATTATAACAATGTAATTTTCCATCGCGTGATTAAGGGTTTTATGATTCAGGGAGGCGATCCTACTGGAACAGGCCGCGGCGGAAAATCCATTTGGGGAACTCCATTTGAAGATGAAGTGACAGATGCGGTTAAATTTGATAAACCAGGCCTTTTAGCCATGGCCAATGCCGGTCCCAAGACGAATGGCAGCCAATTTTTTATTACGACAGCTGCGACTCCTTGGTTAAACAAAAAGCACACCATTTTTGGCGAAGTGATCAAGGGATATGATATCGTACAAAAGATCGAATCGACTAAAACAGGCCCCGGAGACCGCCCTGTTGAAGATCAAAAGATCTTGCGCATTACCATTAAAGATGGCAATTCTAAAGCGTCTTAA
- a CDS encoding ATP-binding protein: MNTNPFKFTFLSWHAYPGQLKYYGLALIIFLLGCLLTFGAYRYYKLDDLNHLQSEFNRISDIRLYIIQEALEDTIEQMDYIKQFYYSSSEVNEHNFHYFVRNSLDLYPNLVEIGWFSSDNKEFPPWDQKTSLNFISFDEEAKRTNHFFPLNYLEISHSRNPLYIDIKFFSDFKYLLDHVADYSSVVISDTVAFFQDGFKQGFFLFDPIFSADYNSQGRPNKDSLLRGVLIGLSDFETIVQGIRTRIDSNGINIGIYDNHNGSRKLLYWNTGNNEKIEKPLAQWKQWTRSHTFNMGNRSWTIEATPTHYFFNQYKNTTHWEVPIIGLLLSGLTTFYFLVLVNQRLLIEQEVKKRTEELAEINRILQQEIHERQRIEEDWTKKQRYLQRRHEALEYLTKFTTSELKNAIHEVTLRTAAVMQVDRVSIWFYESKPQNEVLSCAGLYSFSTHSFSDHLELSSSYFPHYFTTLRKRSHLIIPSIDNPELNQELASYLATFHIISKLDIPIIFEGKLLGVLFCEETRDHRDWALEDRHFGQTIADIISIMIEQSARRKVEKALQESEERLRFITQKAIDAIISVSEKGEIMSWNYGAEQIFGYAEIEILGKPLSLILPHQSIQHFESTKSMEMGGKHKNGKNFPVEISHTRWQSGSLYFDTVIIRDITERKEYEQRLIKAMKEARAANQAKSEFLATISHELRTPLNAIIGFDQCLLMGMDGPINEQQQGSLKKIEKSSFHLLTLINDILDLAKIEANKMELEISPENIVEIINSCIEEIQPLAQQKQLAIKLFIGRPYILMEIDKIRVKQVLLNLLGNAVKFTESGFIQIVLINHPHSVEIQITDTGIGLTSEEIAKIFKPFSQADSSITRKFGGTGLGLAICKKIVDLHGGTLDVQSQKGKGSTFILILPKTQ; the protein is encoded by the coding sequence ATGAATACCAACCCTTTTAAATTCACTTTTCTATCCTGGCATGCCTATCCCGGCCAACTTAAATACTACGGGTTGGCCTTAATCATTTTCCTTCTAGGATGCCTTCTGACTTTTGGCGCTTACCGCTATTATAAGCTCGACGATCTCAATCATCTCCAATCGGAATTTAACCGCATATCAGATATCCGTTTATATATTATCCAAGAAGCGCTGGAAGATACAATCGAGCAGATGGATTATATTAAACAATTTTACTATTCGTCATCCGAGGTCAATGAACATAACTTTCATTATTTTGTCCGCAACTCTCTTGACCTTTATCCCAATTTAGTGGAAATCGGTTGGTTTTCAAGTGACAATAAGGAATTTCCCCCTTGGGATCAAAAGACTTCTTTGAATTTTATTTCTTTTGATGAAGAAGCCAAACGAACCAATCATTTTTTCCCGCTTAATTATTTGGAAATTTCCCATTCTCGAAATCCCTTATACATCGATATTAAATTTTTTTCGGATTTTAAATATTTATTAGATCACGTTGCCGATTATTCTTCGGTCGTCATTTCAGACACAGTTGCCTTTTTTCAGGATGGGTTTAAGCAAGGATTCTTTTTGTTCGATCCCATTTTTTCTGCGGATTATAATAGCCAAGGGCGTCCCAACAAAGACAGCTTATTGAGAGGTGTCCTCATTGGGCTTTCAGATTTTGAAACGATTGTACAAGGAATAAGAACCCGCATTGATTCTAACGGCATTAATATTGGAATTTATGACAATCATAATGGAAGTAGAAAGCTTTTATATTGGAATACAGGCAACAATGAGAAGATAGAGAAACCCCTTGCGCAATGGAAACAATGGACACGCAGCCATACCTTTAATATGGGTAACCGTTCTTGGACGATTGAAGCCACACCCACTCATTACTTTTTCAACCAATATAAAAACACCACTCATTGGGAGGTGCCGATTATCGGCCTGCTGCTCTCGGGCTTAACAACTTTTTATTTTTTAGTCTTGGTCAATCAACGCTTGTTAATTGAACAAGAAGTTAAAAAAAGAACGGAAGAATTGGCTGAAATTAACCGTATTTTGCAACAAGAAATTCATGAAAGACAGCGAATTGAAGAGGATTGGACAAAAAAACAGCGTTATCTGCAAAGACGTCATGAAGCCTTAGAATACCTGACCAAGTTTACAACCTCGGAATTGAAAAATGCCATCCATGAGGTAACGCTGCGAACCGCTGCGGTTATGCAAGTCGACCGTGTAAGCATCTGGTTTTACGAGTCTAAACCGCAAAATGAAGTCCTCTCTTGCGCTGGTCTGTATTCCTTTTCGACCCATTCTTTTTCCGATCATCTCGAGCTTTCTTCCTCTTATTTTCCCCATTATTTTACAACATTAAGAAAGCGTTCCCATTTAATTATTCCATCAATCGATAATCCCGAATTAAATCAAGAGCTAGCCTCTTATCTAGCGACTTTTCATATTATCTCTAAACTAGATATTCCCATCATATTTGAAGGAAAACTGCTCGGAGTCTTGTTTTGCGAAGAAACCCGAGATCATCGAGATTGGGCGCTAGAGGACCGCCACTTTGGACAGACCATTGCTGATATTATTTCCATTATGATTGAACAATCGGCCAGGCGGAAAGTTGAAAAAGCCCTTCAAGAAAGCGAGGAGCGTCTGCGCTTTATTACCCAAAAAGCCATTGATGCCATTATTTCGGTTTCTGAAAAAGGAGAAATTATGTCCTGGAACTATGGGGCCGAGCAGATATTCGGCTATGCGGAAATAGAAATCTTAGGAAAACCGCTCAGCCTCATTCTGCCCCACCAAAGCATTCAACATTTTGAATCTACGAAATCGATGGAAATGGGAGGCAAACATAAGAATGGAAAAAATTTTCCCGTAGAAATTTCTCATACCCGTTGGCAAAGCGGCTCTCTCTATTTTGATACTGTCATTATTCGCGATATTACGGAAAGGAAAGAATATGAACAAAGGCTCATTAAAGCCATGAAAGAAGCAAGAGCCGCCAACCAAGCCAAAAGTGAATTTTTGGCAACCATTTCCCATGAGCTGCGCACGCCTCTTAATGCAATTATTGGCTTTGATCAATGCCTGCTAATGGGCATGGACGGTCCCATCAACGAGCAGCAGCAAGGCAGCTTAAAAAAGATCGAAAAATCGTCCTTTCATTTATTAACGCTAATTAATGACATCTTAGATTTGGCAAAAATTGAAGCCAATAAGATGGAATTAGAAATTTCTCCTGAAAACATCGTCGAAATTATTAATTCCTGCATTGAGGAAATCCAACCCTTAGCTCAACAAAAGCAGCTTGCTATCAAGCTATTTATCGGCCGCCCCTATATTCTAATGGAAATAGATAAAATCCGCGTCAAGCAAGTACTTTTAAATTTATTGGGGAATGCCGTCAAATTTACAGAATCGGGTTTTATTCAAATTGTCTTGATCAACCATCCTCATTCGGTTGAGATACAAATCACAGATACAGGTATTGGATTAACTTCAGAAGAAATTGCTAAAATTTTCAAACCTTTCTCTCAAGCAGATAGCTCGATTACCCGTAAATTTGGGGGCACGGGGCTTGGACTTGCCATTTGCAAAAAAATTGTTGATTTACATGGCGGCACGCTTGATGTTCAAAGCCAGAAAGGCAAAGGCAGCACTTTTATTCTTATCCTTCCCAAAACTCAATAA
- a CDS encoding CHASE3 domain-containing protein, with protein MASYFSFSKLMSAIGERRQIIDQIQNFSNLFLTLQDAETGQRGYIITGRKDFLDPYQTALRRIKGDFQRLESDNWTGSLEESQLRELKRLIQLKLDELSESIDRRRVGGFEQAQAGVISSEGKRYMDGIRLIISQMINDRRSELNRLDQKVASDVEYFLFLFIPLLFLSNFLIFLYSWKLEGNRKALSHLQADWNLKTEADQTILGRAKEAIILTDTVGTILSFNKGAEKIFGYEGRELIDRESILNLFEGQELEQRLKESAWKSASKTSQKFEILVSASRYLICADSEWRMSRKNGTAFPCLLSITAFKDRSNNIKEYLFIGSDLSEQKKWENELKRAYEILQAANLSKHQLLFSLEQELKPALMATQSRLSFFLSNKRSVLNEQDLSSINQLSAAIKQHFDLVNKIVEAANLEEGVELRKEKVNLYTFIPHILNELREHLEKKEMNLQLIADIPRDLLALETDSDMLKRLLINLLHNIVSRLRTGEVIIRVKPDPMTLQPIEIDIIDNSIESMPVGEPASEGQKLQPNKRHHIEIDLSIAQSMARFLGYQMQELPYGENGKIFALILPQAKKKENAQDLGIPHSQLFSSRLNSEKAAFNPLQFKNFTILVIDNDNEFNALLSSYLQECGCQTLSALTGEEALKLAREHHIDLITMDMLMSPMNGYDIVQELQNDSRLKGIPFAFISIVAKEIRGKISGALAFISKPITKEDIQTLLLKCMPTEKDTSNTGERE; from the coding sequence ATGGCGTCTTATTTTAGCTTTTCTAAATTGATGTCTGCTATCGGAGAGCGGCGGCAGATAATCGATCAAATTCAGAATTTTTCTAATTTATTCTTAACGCTTCAGGATGCCGAGACGGGGCAGCGTGGATATATTATTACGGGACGCAAGGATTTTTTAGATCCTTATCAAACGGCATTGAGAAGAATAAAAGGTGATTTTCAAAGACTTGAATCGGACAATTGGACGGGTTCTCTAGAAGAGTCGCAATTGCGCGAGTTAAAACGCCTAATCCAATTAAAACTAGATGAATTGAGCGAAAGCATTGACAGGCGTAGAGTCGGCGGATTTGAACAGGCTCAGGCAGGTGTGATTAGCAGCGAAGGGAAAAGGTATATGGATGGCATTCGCTTAATCATCTCTCAAATGATCAATGATCGGAGAAGTGAGCTTAACCGTCTAGATCAAAAAGTGGCTTCGGATGTTGAGTATTTCCTTTTTTTGTTCATTCCCCTTCTTTTTTTATCTAATTTTTTAATCTTTTTGTATTCCTGGAAGTTAGAGGGAAATCGGAAGGCGCTCTCTCATTTACAAGCCGATTGGAATTTAAAAACGGAAGCAGACCAAACGATTTTAGGTCGAGCCAAAGAAGCCATTATTCTCACTGATACAGTAGGCACTATTCTCTCTTTTAATAAAGGGGCTGAGAAAATATTTGGCTATGAAGGAAGGGAATTGATTGATCGAGAGTCAATTCTAAATCTTTTTGAGGGGCAAGAGCTGGAACAAAGATTGAAAGAGTCGGCATGGAAGAGCGCCTCTAAAACAAGTCAAAAATTTGAAATTTTGGTTTCGGCCAGCCGCTATCTTATTTGTGCGGATTCCGAGTGGAGAATGAGTAGAAAAAATGGGACAGCGTTTCCTTGCTTATTGTCTATTACGGCTTTTAAAGATCGGTCAAACAATATAAAAGAGTATTTATTTATCGGATCCGATTTATCCGAACAGAAGAAATGGGAAAATGAGCTTAAAAGGGCTTATGAAATCCTTCAAGCGGCGAATTTATCTAAGCACCAACTTTTGTTTAGCTTGGAGCAAGAATTAAAACCGGCTCTAATGGCTACTCAGAGTCGATTAAGTTTTTTCCTTAGCAATAAGAGATCTGTTTTGAATGAGCAAGACTTATCATCTATAAACCAGCTTTCGGCTGCGATCAAGCAGCATTTCGATTTGGTTAACAAAATTGTGGAAGCAGCTAACCTAGAAGAGGGCGTAGAGCTTCGTAAAGAGAAAGTAAATCTTTATACGTTTATTCCCCATATTTTAAATGAATTGAGAGAGCATCTTGAAAAAAAAGAGATGAATTTACAGCTTATTGCCGATATACCCAGAGATCTTCTAGCTTTAGAGACCGACTCGGACATGCTTAAGAGGCTTCTCATCAACTTACTCCATAATATTGTGAGTCGCTTGCGCACAGGAGAGGTGATTATACGGGTAAAACCCGATCCTATGACGCTTCAACCGATAGAAATTGATATTATCGATAATTCGATTGAGAGCATGCCTGTAGGCGAACCTGCTTCTGAAGGCCAAAAGCTTCAGCCGAATAAGCGTCATCATATTGAGATAGACTTGTCGATCGCTCAATCGATGGCAAGATTTTTAGGCTACCAAATGCAAGAATTGCCTTATGGAGAGAATGGAAAAATTTTCGCGTTAATTTTGCCGCAAGCAAAGAAGAAAGAGAATGCGCAGGATTTGGGGATACCCCATTCTCAGCTTTTCTCTTCTCGATTGAATTCTGAAAAAGCTGCTTTTAATCCGCTTCAGTTTAAAAATTTTACTATTCTCGTCATTGATAACGATAATGAATTTAATGCTCTCTTATCTTCCTATTTACAGGAATGTGGTTGCCAGACCTTGTCAGCTTTGACAGGGGAGGAGGCTTTAAAGCTTGCTAGAGAACATCACATCGATTTAATTACAATGGACATGTTGATGTCTCCAATGAATGGATATGATATTGTTCAAGAGCTACAGAATGATTCTCGATTAAAGGGCATTCCCTTTGCCTTTATTAGTATTGTGGCAAAAGAAATTCGGGGCAAAATCTCCGGTGCCCTTGCTTTTATAAGTAAACCTATTACAAAAGAAGATATTCAAACCCTTTTGCTAAAGTGCATGCCTACAGAGAAGGATACCTCTAATACAGGTGAAAGAGAGTGA